In Streptococcus parapneumoniae, the genomic stretch AAAAGGAAAGAATATAGTTTCAAACTATAAAGCCATATAAAATTTAAGAAAGGGCTCTAAAAACCTTAAAAACAGGGATATTTACGAACGTTTAGAGAGTTTTCGGATGTTAAAAATCTTGTTTTGTGTTATAATGAATTATCATAAAAGAGGTTAGAGGAGTTTTGAATGAAAACAGATATTGAAATCGCACAGAGTATTGAGTTGAAGCCAATCGTTGATGTTGTAGAGAAACTGGGCATTTCTTACGATGATTTGGAGTTGTATGGAAAGTACAAGGCTAAGCTCAGCTTTGATAAAATTCGTGCAGTTGAGAGCAATCCAGTTGGGAAATTAATCTTGGTTACTGCCATCAACCCAACACCTGCAGGTGAAGGAAAATCAACCATTACCATTGGTCTTGCGGATGCCTTGAACAAGATTGGCAAAAAAACCATGATCGCTATCCGCGAACCATCTCTTGGTCCAGTAATGGGTATCAAGGGTGGTGCCGCTGGTGGTGGTTACGCTCAAGTTCTGCCAATGGAAGACATCAACCTCCACTTTACTGGAGACATGCATGCCATTACAACTGCCAACAATGCTCTTTCTGCCTTGATTGACAACCACTTGCACCAAGGAAATGAGCTTGGAATTGATCAACGCCGTATTCTCTGGAAACGTGTAGTGGACTTGAACGACCGTGCTCTTCGCCATGTGACCGTTGGACTTGGTGGCCCTCTAAATGGTATTCCACGTGAGGATGGCTTTGATATTACAGTTGCTTCCGAAATCATGGCAATTCTTTGCTTGGCAACAGACATCGAGGACTTGAAACGCCGTTTGGCTAATATCGTTATCGGTTATCGCTATGACCGTACCCCTGTTTCTGTAGGTGATTTGCAGGTTGAAGGTGCCTTAGCTTTGATCTTGAAGGATGCTATTAAGCCGAACCTGGTTCAGACAATTTATGGAACGCCTGCCTTTGTACATGGTGGTCCATTTGCTAATATTGCTCATGGATGTAATTCAGTCTTGGCAACAAGCACAGCCCTTCACTTGGCTGATTACACAGTTACTGAAGCTGGTTTTGGTGCAGACCTTGGTGCTGAGAAATTCCTTGATATTAAGACACCAAACTTGCCAACATCTCCAGATGCAGTTGTTATCGTCGCAACCCTTCGTGCCCTTAAGATGAATGGTGGTGTAGCTAAAGACGCTTTGACAGAAGAAAATGTGGAGGCGGTTCGTGCAGGTTTTGCTAACTTGAAACGCCACGTTGAAAATATCCGTAAATTTGGAGTACCTGCAGTCGTAGCAATCAATGAATTTGTCTCTGATACTGAAGCAGAAATCGCAGCCTTGAAAGAGCTTTGTGCCTCAATCGATGTACCAGTTGAGTTGGCAAGTGTCTGGGCTGATGGTGCAGAAGGTGGAGTAGCGCTTGCTGAAACGGTTGTCAAGACTATCGCTGAAAACCTAGCTAACTACAAACGTTTGTATGATAATGACCTTTCTGTCCAAGAAAAGATTGAAAAGATTGTTACTGAAATCTACCGTGGTAGCAAAGTAAACTTTGAGAAGAAAGCTCAAACACAAATCGCTCAAATCGTTCAAAACGGTTGGGACAAATTGCCAATCTGTATGGCTAAAACTCAATATAGTTTTTCAGATAATCCAAATGCCCTTGGAGCACCTGAAAACTTTGAAATTACCATTCGTGAATTGGTACCAAAATTAGGTGCAGGCTTTATCGTTGCCTTAACTGGTGATGTCATGACCATGCCAGGACTTCCAAAACGACCAGCAGCCCTCAACATGGATGTTGAAAGCGATGGAACCGTTCTAGGCTTGTTCTAATAGTTTAATTGAATTCAAATGAGTTTGGAAATACTATCCAAGCTCATTTTTTATCAGACTGCAAGCAGTTCATCAATAAGATTTATATAGTGTATTGAATTTAGAATGGTACATCATAGTTTCTAAAGCATTATTAGGAATTACTTTAAAATTTCCTTATCAATTTGTTCACAGTCTATTTCAATCTACTACACTCTTCGAAAATCTCTTCAAACCACGTCAGCTTCCATCTGCAACCTCAAAACAGTGTTTTGAGCAACCTGCGGCTAGCTTCCTAGTTTGCTCTTTGATTTTCATTGAGTGTCAGTCCTCTTTCCCTTGGGAAGAGGTTTTTTAATACTAGGAAAAGGACAGTTAGAATCTTCTGTGTTATACTAGAGATATGTTAGATTTGAAAGAATACGGTATCGTTATGTGGCCAGAGGAGAAGATTATTTCTTTCCGTGAGAAACTTCTCAGTTGGTATGATGAAAACAAAAGAGATTTGCCGTGGCGTAGGAGTAAGAATCCTTATCATATCTGGGTATCTGAAATCATGCTTCAGCAGACCAGGGTGGATACAGTTATCCCTTACTACGAACGATTCTTGGACTGGTTTCCAACAGTAGAAAGTTTGGCAAATGCTCCCGAAGAAGGTTTGTTGAAGGCTTGGGAAGGTTTGGGTTATTATTCTCGAGTTCGTAATATGCAGGCTGCGGCTCAGCAGATTATGGCTGACTTTGGGGGTCAATTTCCAAACACCTATGAAGGAATTTCCAGCTTAAAAGGAATTGGACCTTACACCGCAGGTGCGATTTCCAGTATTGCTTTTAACTTGCCTGAGCCAGCTGTAGATGGTAATGTTATGCGTGTTTTGGCCCGTCTGTTTGAAGTCAACCATGATATTGGGATTCCAAGTAATCGCAAAATTTTTCAGGTAATGATGGAAATCTTGATTGACCCAGAAAGGCCTGGTGACTTTAATCAAGCTTTGATGGACTTAGGATCTGATATTGAGGCGCCTGTAAATCCCAGACCAGAAGAAAGCCCAGTTAAGGACTTTAGTGCGGCATATCAGAATGGCACAATGGACCGTTATCCAATCAAGGCTCCCAAGAAAAAGCCGGTCCCTATTTATCTTAAAGCCTTGGTGGTAAAGAATAGTCAGGGACAATTTTTGCTTGAAAAAAATGAAAGTGAAAAGCTCTTGGCAGGATTTTGGCATTTCCCCTTGATAGAAGTTGATGACTTTTCGCAAGAGGAGCAGTTTGACCTCTTCCATCAGGTTGCAGAAGAAAGTGTGAATTTTGGCCCCAGTCCAGAAGAGAGTTTTCAGCAGGACTATGACCTAGATGTTGATTGGCTTGATGTTTATTTTGAGACTGTCAAACATGTCTTTAGTCATCGTAAATGGCATGTTCAAATTGTAGCAGGACAGGTGAGTGACTTTCATGACTTTTCAGATAGGGAAGTTCGCTGGCTTTCACCAGAAGAGTTCCAGGATGTTCCATTTGCCAAACCCCAACAAAAAATCTGGCAGACTTATGCACAAGCCAACTTAGACAGTAGTAAAGACTAGCTATTGTGTCTTCTTGCTATTTTTTTGGTATAATAGTAGAGAAAAAGGTGAACATATGAAAAAAATACTAATTGTAGATGATGAAAAACCAATCTCGGATATTATCAAGTTTAATATGACCAAGGAAGGTTACGAGGTTGTAACTGCTTTTAATGGTCGTGAAGCGCTAGAGCAATTTGAAGCAGAGCAGCCAGATATTATTATTCTGGATTTGATGCTTCCAGAAATTGATGGTTTAGAAGTTGCTAAGACCATTCGCAAGACCAGCAGTGTGCCTATTATCATGCTGTCGGCTAAAGACAGTGAATTTGATAAGGTTATCGGTTTGGAGCTTGGGGCTGATGACTATGTAACCAAACCCTTCTCAAATCGTGAGTTGCAGGCGCGTGTTAAAGCTTTGCTGCGTCGTTCTCAACCTATGCCAGTAGATGGGCAGGAAGCAGAAAGTAAACCTCAGCCTATCCAAATTGGGGATTTAGAAATTGTTCCAGACGCCTACGTGGCTAAAAAATATGGCGAAGAACTAGACTTAACCCACCGTGAGTTTGAGCTTTTGTATCATTTGGCATCGCATACAGGTCAAGTCATTACGCGCGAACACTTGCTTGAGACTGTCTGGGGCTATGACTATTTTGGTGATGTCCGTACAGTTGATGTGACTGTCCGACGTCTGCGTGAGAAGATTGAAGATACGCCCAGCCGACCAGAGTATATCTTGACGCGCCGTGGTGTAGGGTATTACATGAGAAATAATGCTTGATTTACTGAAACAAACCATTTTTACCAGAGATTTTATCTTTATCCTGATTTTGTTAGGTTTCATCCTTGTTGTGACTCTCCTATTACTAGAGAATAGACGTGATAATATTCGATTGAAGCAAATCAATCAAAAGGTTAAAGACTTGATTGCAGGAGATTATTCCAAGGTTCTTGATATGCAAGGTGGGTCTGAAATCACCAATATTACCAATAATTTGAATGACTTGTCGGAGGTTATTCGTCTCACTCAGGAAAATCTAGAACAAGAGAGTAAGAGACTAAATAGTATTCTGTTTTATATGACAGATGGGGTCCTTGCGACCAATCGTCGGGGGCAGATTATCATGATTAACGATACAGCCAAGAAGCAACTGGGGTTGGTTAAAGAAGATGTCCTGAATAGAAGCATTTTGGAAGTACTCAAGATAGAAGAAGACTATGAATTGCGTGATTTGATTACCCAAAGTCCAGAATTGTTGCTAGATTCCCAAGACATCAATGGCGAATATTTGAACCTTCGAGTTCGCTTTGCCTTGATACGTCGAGAGTCTGGCTTTATTTCAGGTTTGGTGGCTGTTTTGCATGATACGACGGAGCAGGAGAAGGAAGAACGCGAACGAAGACTCTTTGTTTCCAATGTTAGCCATGAGCTACGGACACCCTTAACCAGTGTTAAATCTTATCTTGAAGCCTTGGATGAGGGAGCTTTGTGTGAAACTGTAGCACCAGACTTTATCAAGGTTTCTCTTGATGAAACCAACCGTATGATGCGCATGGTGACGGACCTCCTTCATCTTTCACGGATTGATAACGCGACCAGTCATCTGGATGTGGAACTGATTAACTTTACTGCCTTTATTACCTTTATCCTCAACCGTTTTGATCAGATAAGAGGGCAGGATGAAGAGAAGAAATACGAACTGGTGAGAGATTACCCCATTACCTCAGTCTGGATAGAGATAGATACAGATAAGATGACACAGGTGATTGATAATATTCTCAACAATGCCATCAAGTATTCGCCAGATGGTGGGAAAATCACAGTGACCATGAAGACGACTGATGATCAGATGATTTTATCCATTTCAGACCAGGGATTGGGGATTCCCAAGCAGGATTTACCACGTATTTTTGACCGTTTCTATCGTGTGGATCGTGCTAGAAGTCGTTCCCAAGGTGGTACAGGTCTAGGACTGTCTATTGCCAAAGAAATTATCAAACAACATAAGGGCTTTATTTGGGCCAAGAGTGAATACGGTAAGGGATCAACCTTTACCATTGTGCTCCCTTATGATAAGGATGCAGTGAAAGAAGAAGTGTGGGAGGATGAAGTAGAAGACTAGAATGAGTGAAACAGGCTTTAAATACAGTATTTTAGCGTCGGGTTCCAGTGGAAATTCCTTTTATCTGGAAACCCCAAAAAAGAAGCTTTTAGTGGATGCTGGCTTGTCTGGTAAAAAGATTACTAGCCTACTTGCTGAAATCAACCGCAAACCAGAAGATTTGGATGCCATCTTGATTACGCATGAGCATTCAGACCATATCCATGGAGTGGGCGTTTTGGCTCGCAAGTATGGTATGGATCTTTATGCCAATGAAAAGACCTGGCAAGCTATGGAAAATAGTAAATATCTTGGCAAGGTGGATTCTTCGCAAAAGCATATCTTTGAGATGGGCAAAACCAAAACCTTTGGAGATATTGACATCGAGAGTTTTGGTGTAAGTCATGATGCAGTCGCACCGCAGTTCTATCGCTTTATGAAGGATGACAAGAGTTTTGTCATGTTGACTGATACAGGTTATGTTAGTGATCGTATGGCAGGAATTGTCGAAAATGCAGATGGCTATCTTATCGAGTCCAACCATGATGTAGAGATTTTGCGAGCAGGATCTTATGCTTGGCGACTCAAACAACGAATCCTATCGGATCTAGGTCACCTTTCTAACGAAGATGGTGCCGAAGCCATGATTCGTACCTTAGGAAATCGTACTAAGAAAATCTACCTAGGACATTTGTCTAAAGAGAACAATATCAAGGAGCTGGCTCACATGACCATGGTCAATCAGCTAGCACAAGCTGATCTGGGAGTCGGAGTAGACTTTAAGGTTTATGATACCTCACCAGATACCGCAACACCCTTGACAGACATATAGAAAGAACGCTGAGAAGGTGTTCTTTTTATATTGACTGAACACCTAAAAAGTAATACAATAGTGTTACCATTAAAAAAGGGAGTACAAAAGATGGCTACTATTACATTAAAAGTTTCTGAAGCTGATAAAACATTTATGAAAGCAATGGCTAAGTTTGAAGGAGTTTCCCTGTCGGAACTGATCCGCACCAAAACTCTCGAAGCTCTAGAAGACGAATACGATGCTCGTGTGGCAGATTTAGCCTATCAAGAGTATTTAGAAGACTTGGAAAAAGGAGTTGAACCCATTACTTGGGAAGAAATGATGCATGATTTAGGCTTGGAGGATGAATAATTTGTATAAATTAGTTCCAATAAGACGTTTCATCAAGCAATTGAAAAAATTGGACCGTTATACGCAGAAGCTAATTACAAACTATTTACAAACCAATGTTTTGGAAGACCCAAGACGACACGGAAAGGCTTTGGTTGGTAATCGCGTTGGTCAATGGTGCTATAGAATTGGCAATTATCGAGTTATCGTACAAATTGTAGATGATGAATTAGTCGTTGCTACTCTAGAAGTTGGTCATCGGAGAGATATTTATTGAATTACTTTTTTCCAAGTAAATTTTCATTCTTTAAAATATGATATAATAGGGATTACAATATAAGAGAGGTTGCTTATGACAATAGATATTAGTGAAGAAAGTTTATCTAAAGAATCGGCTGACTTATTAAAAATTCTTTTAAAAGATCGAACGACAAAGAAATCA encodes the following:
- a CDS encoding formate--tetrahydrofolate ligase; the encoded protein is MKTDIEIAQSIELKPIVDVVEKLGISYDDLELYGKYKAKLSFDKIRAVESNPVGKLILVTAINPTPAGEGKSTITIGLADALNKIGKKTMIAIREPSLGPVMGIKGGAAGGGYAQVLPMEDINLHFTGDMHAITTANNALSALIDNHLHQGNELGIDQRRILWKRVVDLNDRALRHVTVGLGGPLNGIPREDGFDITVASEIMAILCLATDIEDLKRRLANIVIGYRYDRTPVSVGDLQVEGALALILKDAIKPNLVQTIYGTPAFVHGGPFANIAHGCNSVLATSTALHLADYTVTEAGFGADLGAEKFLDIKTPNLPTSPDAVVIVATLRALKMNGGVAKDALTEENVEAVRAGFANLKRHVENIRKFGVPAVVAINEFVSDTEAEIAALKELCASIDVPVELASVWADGAEGGVALAETVVKTIAENLANYKRLYDNDLSVQEKIEKIVTEIYRGSKVNFEKKAQTQIAQIVQNGWDKLPICMAKTQYSFSDNPNALGAPENFEITIRELVPKLGAGFIVALTGDVMTMPGLPKRPAALNMDVESDGTVLGLF
- the mutY gene encoding A/G-specific adenine glycosylase yields the protein MLDLKEYGIVMWPEEKIISFREKLLSWYDENKRDLPWRRSKNPYHIWVSEIMLQQTRVDTVIPYYERFLDWFPTVESLANAPEEGLLKAWEGLGYYSRVRNMQAAAQQIMADFGGQFPNTYEGISSLKGIGPYTAGAISSIAFNLPEPAVDGNVMRVLARLFEVNHDIGIPSNRKIFQVMMEILIDPERPGDFNQALMDLGSDIEAPVNPRPEESPVKDFSAAYQNGTMDRYPIKAPKKKPVPIYLKALVVKNSQGQFLLEKNESEKLLAGFWHFPLIEVDDFSQEEQFDLFHQVAEESVNFGPSPEESFQQDYDLDVDWLDVYFETVKHVFSHRKWHVQIVAGQVSDFHDFSDREVRWLSPEEFQDVPFAKPQQKIWQTYAQANLDSSKD
- the yycF gene encoding response regulator YycF, producing the protein MKKILIVDDEKPISDIIKFNMTKEGYEVVTAFNGREALEQFEAEQPDIIILDLMLPEIDGLEVAKTIRKTSSVPIIMLSAKDSEFDKVIGLELGADDYVTKPFSNRELQARVKALLRRSQPMPVDGQEAESKPQPIQIGDLEIVPDAYVAKKYGEELDLTHREFELLYHLASHTGQVITREHLLETVWGYDYFGDVRTVDVTVRRLREKIEDTPSRPEYILTRRGVGYYMRNNA
- the vicK gene encoding cell wall metabolism sensor histidine kinase VicK, producing MLDLLKQTIFTRDFIFILILLGFILVVTLLLLENRRDNIRLKQINQKVKDLIAGDYSKVLDMQGGSEITNITNNLNDLSEVIRLTQENLEQESKRLNSILFYMTDGVLATNRRGQIIMINDTAKKQLGLVKEDVLNRSILEVLKIEEDYELRDLITQSPELLLDSQDINGEYLNLRVRFALIRRESGFISGLVAVLHDTTEQEKEERERRLFVSNVSHELRTPLTSVKSYLEALDEGALCETVAPDFIKVSLDETNRMMRMVTDLLHLSRIDNATSHLDVELINFTAFITFILNRFDQIRGQDEEKKYELVRDYPITSVWIEIDTDKMTQVIDNILNNAIKYSPDGGKITVTMKTTDDQMILSISDQGLGIPKQDLPRIFDRFYRVDRARSRSQGGTGLGLSIAKEIIKQHKGFIWAKSEYGKGSTFTIVLPYDKDAVKEEVWEDEVED
- a CDS encoding MBL fold metallo-hydrolase, which gives rise to MSETGFKYSILASGSSGNSFYLETPKKKLLVDAGLSGKKITSLLAEINRKPEDLDAILITHEHSDHIHGVGVLARKYGMDLYANEKTWQAMENSKYLGKVDSSQKHIFEMGKTKTFGDIDIESFGVSHDAVAPQFYRFMKDDKSFVMLTDTGYVSDRMAGIVENADGYLIESNHDVEILRAGSYAWRLKQRILSDLGHLSNEDGAEAMIRTLGNRTKKIYLGHLSKENNIKELAHMTMVNQLAQADLGVGVDFKVYDTSPDTATPLTDI
- the relB gene encoding type II toxin-antitoxin system RelB family antitoxin — its product is MATITLKVSEADKTFMKAMAKFEGVSLSELIRTKTLEALEDEYDARVADLAYQEYLEDLEKGVEPITWEEMMHDLGLEDE
- a CDS encoding type II toxin-antitoxin system RelE/ParE family toxin, which gives rise to MYKLVPIRRFIKQLKKLDRYTQKLITNYLQTNVLEDPRRHGKALVGNRVGQWCYRIGNYRVIVQIVDDELVVATLEVGHRRDIY